From a region of the Triticum aestivum cultivar Chinese Spring chromosome 7D, IWGSC CS RefSeq v2.1, whole genome shotgun sequence genome:
- the LOC123170204 gene encoding protein PHOTOPERIOD-INDEPENDENT EARLY FLOWERING 1 isoform X3 has product MASKGPRSKLDHETRPRRKKALEAPREPRKPKVHWDHVLGEMVWLSKEFESERKWKLSMAKKIAQRANMGVVDQATKDEKKQKEGEHRLRKVALNISKDVKKFWTKIEKLVLYKNQLEVEERKKKALDKQLDFLLGQTERYSTMLAENLVDVPHLQTQENGLLQTNVLSQEEVAGPSQTNQPSQEEVAGPSQTNQPSQEEVAGPSQTNQPLQEDVAEPSQTNQPLQEDVAEPSHTNQPLQEDVAEPSHTNQPVQEEVAEENINAPTPDDLDTMETDDDYDSSSLNEEQEDDERTIDEDEAQITEAERNEELAALQAEADIPIDDLLKSYLKSQAQAFLVSRESSPANKDTCSNSDLKNSTKDSSNQVNGCNHDSGYTSSDEGNFSEEVDDSHHYAEFVKRNHGKSNGGISGEQEDNDYVCTDEGKDDEATLSEEEELAKKDGPDPLDEIKLLQKESEIPLEELLARYPKDGYADEVTNELEDSPTHSSEEVNSDMSLDDLPADLELNNDTSENHEIAEVLGTEHVSGNALQLEIVSEPSVQECPVKGDELTDAKVMADEEASVQECSVEEVEMTDAKVMADQETIVQECPVKEDELTDAKVMADEETSVQERSVKEDERTDAKVIANEETGDSVMADAAAAARAAQPTGNTFSTTSVRTKFPFLLKHSLREYQHIGLDWLVAMYEKRLNGILADEMGLGKTIMTISLLAHLACEKGIWGPHLIVVPTSVMLNWETEFLKWCPAFKILTYFGSAKERKQKRQGWMKPNFFHVCITTYRLVIQDSKAFKRKKWKYLILDEAHLIKNWKSQRWQTLLNFNSKRRILLTGTPLQNDLMELWSLMHFLMPHVFQSHQEFKDWFCNPISGMVEGQDKVNKEVIDRLHNVLRPFILRRLKRDVEKQLPQKHEHVIYCRLSRRQRNLYEDFIASSDTQATLSSGNYFGMISIIMQLRKVCNHPDLFEGRPIISSFDMAGIDMQISSSVCMVLDKGPFSQAGLSDMNLVFTQNEFNMTSWEADEVAAVFLPGITSRGSGAEIFCSSKAGQRSNGTNIFEEIQKALQEERIKEAKERAASIAWWNRLRCEKRPVYGRNIRELLTIRHPMCDVLEKKNNPSCYMDFSSSLADLVLSSVERFNKMLGFIESFTFAIPAARAATPICWCKKRNSPVLLGPAYREQCMNEFSPILSPIRPAIVRRQVYFPDRRLIQFDCGKLQELAILLRRLKSEGHRALIFTQMTKMLDTLEEFINLYGYTYLRLDGSTQPEERQTLMQRFNTNPKFFLFILSTRSGGVGVNLVGADTVIFYDSDWNPAMDQQAQDRCHRIGQTREVNIYRLISESTIEENILKKANQKRTLDDLVIQRGCYNTEFFKKLDPMEFFSGHTALNVEDQPRDHSTTAVSSNETGLGLSNADVEAAIRQAEDEADYMALKRLEQEEAADNQEFSEEVAGRLEDDELVNEEDTKPDDHTSEEHKHQSSDADKDKNVGLPVNQINEEKALTLAAGDGDMDMLADVKQMAAAAAAAGQASSSFENHLRPIDRYAMRFLELWDPIIDKAAVNYQVNVEEEEWELERIEKLKEDLEAEIDEDQEPLSYESWDVDFATTAYRQQVEALAKKQLLEEQERQALEAAKELEEMNDMASSHRKKSKKKKRKAGKFKSLKKGRVSSESEAMHDETSVDTMSIDDNAPSPELMSDESPHHGSNKRKKMTPRNEEVSSSSRALKKFKKAPKSNCTPESSSHKHSLEGKQLKLMDEANDSDPKSVRIKSDGRIAMPSMPAKRVMVIKPERLKKKGLMWPRDCALDSWTTEEDAVLCGTVHEYGPVWELASDFLHSIPGGAFYRGRYRHPVHCCERFRELFCKYVLSATDNANSEKAPSGAGKAVLKVSEDQTRMLLNVISEIPNNELLLQKHFMAILSSVWRSKCTHESRRVTSVCSSATHKPVSLSENWSMTNDKPSFNLVRTALADAQAQCPRVAIPTSNQEPRRRHLDLVLDFRTDRHAYQADFPSVVNVSILEPDPIRRTVVPVEQSLLSGLPHRHAENRFRIASEACFEGEGSHWASSVHMNDTARHKSGSKSTGKHKAASESGRPPKSKIQRTAEPQDMPALKFDFLRSPRQLLTSAAEFPITQSLSDFGIDDSELTYMEDLPLEETDTEFAPYQYDPVSLAGIEELDPLVDLTDIG; this is encoded by the exons ATGGCATCAAAAGGTCCCCGGTCGAAGCTAGACCATGAGACAAGACCTAGACGCAAGAAG GCTCTTGAAGCTCCAAGGGAGCCTCGGAAGCCAAAAGTTCACTGGGACCATGTTCTGGGGGAAATGGTTTGGCTGTCAAAG GAGTTTGAATCTGAGAGAAAGTGGAAGTTGTCCATGGCTAAAAAGATTGCTCAAAGGGCCAATATGGGTGTAGTTGACCAAGCAACAAAGGATGAGAAAAAACAAAAG GAGGGGGAACATCGCCTGAGAAAAGTTGCCCTAAATATTTCTAAGGATGTGAAGAAGTTCTGGACCAAAATAGAGAAGTTG GTTCTCTATAAGAATCAACTAGAGGTTGAGGAAAGGAAGAAAAAGGCCCTCGATAAGCAGCTTGATTTCCTTTTAGGTCAGACTGAAAG ATATTCTACAATGTTGGCTGAAAATCTCGTGGATGTTCCCCATTTGCAAACACAAGAAAATGGACTGTTACAGACAAATGTACTATCCCAGGAGGAAGTAGCAGGACCTTCCCAGACTAATCAACCATCCCAGGAGGAAGTAGCAGGACCTTCCCAGACTAATCAACCATCCCAGGAGGAAGTAGCAGGACCTTCGCAGACTAATCAACCATTGCAGGAGGATGTAGCAGAACCTTCGCAGACTAATCAACCATTGCAGGAGGATGTAGCAGAACCTTCGCACACTAATCAACCATTGCAGGAGGATGTAGCAGAACCTTCACACACTAATCAACCAGTGCAGGAGGAAGTAGCTGAGGAGAACATAAATGCACCAACTCCTGATGATCTAG ATACAATGGAAACTGATGATGACTACGATAGCAGCTCCTTGAACGAAGAACAG GAAGATGACGAGCGCACAATTGATGAGGATGAAGCCCAAATCACGGAGGCTGAACGCAATGAAGAATTAGCTGCATTGCAGGCAGAAGCTGACATACCAATTGATGATCTTCTTAAGTCGTATCTCAAAAGCCAAG CTCAAGCATTCTTAGTTAGCAGGGAAAGCAGTCCAGCTAACAAAGACACTTGCAGCAACTCAGATTTGAAGAATTCAACTAAAG ATTCTTCAAACCAAGTTAATGGCTGTAATCATGATTCTGGTTATACTTCAAGTGATGAAGGCAATTTTTCTGAGGAAGTTGATGATAGCCACCATTATGCTGAGTTTGTGAAGAGGAATCAT GGGAAAAGTAATGGCGGTATCTCTGGTGAGCAG GAGGATAACGATTATGTTTGTACTGATGAAGGAAAG GATGATGAAGCAACTTTATCTGAAGAGGAAGAGTTGGCAAAGAAAGATGGCCCTGATCCTTTGGATGAG ATTAAGCTTCTGCAAAAAGAGAGTGAGATCCCACTAGAAGAACTTCTTGCGAGGTACCCAAAG GATGGCTATGCAGATGAGGTAACAAATGAACTGGAGGATTCACCCACACACTCTAGCGAAGAGGTTAATAGTGACATGTCTCTGGATGATCTACCTGCGGACTTGGAACTGAACAATGatacgtctgaaaatcatgaaatagCAGAAGTGCTGGGAACTGAGCATGTGAGCGGCAATGCCCTACAACTAGAAATAGTTTCAGAGCCTAGCGTGCAAGAATGCCCTGTTAAAGGAGACGAGCTGACTGATGCTAAGGTGATGGCCGATGAGGAAGCTAGTGTACAAGAATGTTCCGTTGAAGAAGTTGAGATGACCGATGCTAAGGTGATGGCCGATCAGGAAACTATTGTACAAGAATGTCCTGTTAAAGAAGATGAGCTGACTGATGCTAAGGTGATGGCCGATGAGGAAACTAGTGTACAAGAACGTTCTGTTAAAGAAGATGAGAGGACTGATGCTAAGGTGATTGCCAATGAGGAAACTGGTGACAGTGTAATggctgatgctgctgctgctgcaagaGCAGCACAACCAACTGGGAACACCTTCTCAACAACAAGTGTCCGCACGAAATTCCCATTCCTTCTCAAGCATTCTCTTCGGGAGTATCAGCATATTGGGTTGGACTGGTTGGTTGCTATGTATGAAAAGAGGCTGAATGGAATTTTAGCAGATGAAATGGGTTTAGGGAAGACGATCATGACTATCTCCTTGCTAGCACACCTTGCATGTGAGAAGGGGATATGGGGTCCACATCTTATTGTCGTGCCAACCAGTGTTATGTTAAATTGGGAAACAGAATTTCTGAAATGGTGTCCTGCCTTTAAAATACTTACTTATTTTGGAAGTGCAAAGGAGAGAAAGCAGAAACGTCAAGGTTGGATGAAGCCAAATTTTTTCCATGTATGCATCACGACATACAGGCTAGTTATTCAGGACTCCAAAGCGTTCAAGCGAAAGAAGTGGAAGTATCTTATTCTTGATGAGGCTCATCTGATAAAGAACTGGAAATCACAAAGATGGCAGACTCTGCTGAATTTTAATTCAAAACGACGTATTCTGTTGACTGGAACTCCTTTGCAAAATGACCTTATGGAACTTTGGTCTCTCATGCACTTTTTGATGCCACATGTATTCCAGTCTCACCAAGAGTTCAAGGATTGGTTCTGCAATCCGATATCAGGAATGGTGGAGGGCCAAGACAAGGTAAACAAGGAAGTTATAGATCGGTTGCACAATGTCCTCCGCCCATTTATATTACGGCGATTGAAACGAGATGTTGAGAAGCAGTTACCACAGAAGCATGAGCATGTCATATATTGCCGACTTTCCAGAAGGCAAAGAAACCTGTATGAAGATTTTATTGCCAGCTCAGATACACAAGCAACACTGTCAAGTGGCAACTATTTTGGTATGATTAGTATCATTATGCAACTCAGAAAGGTCTGTAACCATCCAGATCTTTTTGAAGGCCGCCCAATTATCAGCTCATTTGACATGGCAGGGATTGACATGCAGATCAGCTCTTCTGTTTGCATGGTCCTGGATAAGGGGCCATTTTCTCAGGCTGGCCTATCTGATATGAACCTTGTGTTTACTCAGAATGAATTTAATATGACTTCTTGGGAAGCGGACGAGGTTGCTGCTGTCTTTCTTCCAGGCATCACCTCTAGGGGCTCTGGTGCAGAGATTTTTTGCTCTAGTAAGGCTGGTCAGAGAAGTAATGGAacaaatatttttgaagaaattcagaAAGCCTTGCAGGAGGAGAGAATTAAAGAGGCCAAAGAAAGGGCAGCTTCAATTGCTTGGTGGAATAGGTTGAGATGCGAGAAGAGGCCTGTTTATGGTAGAAACATTAGAGAGCTTCTGACCATAAGACATCCTATGTGTGATGTTCTTGAGAAGAAGAACAACCCTTCATGCTACATGGATTTTTCATCGAGTCTAGCAGATCTTGTTCTTTCATCTGTGGAACGCTTCAATAAAATGCTTGGCTTTATTGAATCATTTACGTTTGCAATTCCTGCTGCACGGGCTGCTACTCCTATTTGCTGGTGCAAAAAAAGAAATTCACCTGTTCTTCTTGGACCAGCTTACAGAGAACAATGTATGAATGAGTTCTCGCCCATTCTCTCCCCTATAAGGCCTGCAATTGTTCGCCGTCAAGTGTACTTCCCTGATAGGCGCCTGATCCAGTTTGACTGTGGGAAGTTGCAGGAGCTTGCTATCTTGCTGAGACGTTTGAAGTCAGAAGGACACAGAGCCTTGATATTTACTCAGATGACTAAGATGCTTGATACTTTGGAGGAATTCATTAATTTGTATGGTTATACATATTTGAGGTTAGATGGTTCTACCCAGCCAGAAGAGAGGCAGACACTAATGCAGAGGTTTAATACAAACCCGAAGTTTTTTCTGTTCATTTTATCCACTCGCAGTGGTGGTGTGGGAGTCAACCTAGTAGGTGCAGACACTGTTATATTCTATGACAGTGACTGGAACCCTGCAATGGATCAACAAGCCCAAGACAGATGTCACAGGATAGGACAAACACGTGAAGTTAACATCTATAGGCTGATTAGTGAGAGCACTATTGAGGAGAATATTCTCAAGAAAGCAAATCAGAAGCGAACACTTGATGATTTAGTGATACAACGCGGTTGTTACAATACAGAGTTCTTCAAGAAGCTAGACCCTATGGAATTTTTTTCTGGGCACACAGCTCTTAATGTCGAAGATCAGCCGAGGGATCACTCTACCACTGCTGTATCCTCGAATGAAACTGGTCTGGGGCTGTCAAATGCAGATGTTGAAGCAGCTATTAGACAGGCAGAAGATGAAGCTGACTATATGGCTCTCAAAAGGTTGGAGCAGGAAGAGGCTGCAGACAATCAAGAATTCAGTGAGGAGGTTGCTGGAAGGCTAGAGGATGATGAGCTTGTAAATGAGGAGGATACAAAGCCTGATGATCACACCAGTGAAGAGCATAAACATCAAAGTTCTGATGCGGATAAGGATAAAAATGTTGGTTTACCTGTGAACCAAATAAATGAAGAAAAGGCTCTTACATTGGCTGCAGGTGACGGAGATATGGATATGCTTGCTGATGTTAAGCAAATGGCTGCTGCAGCAGCTGCAGCAGGACAAGCGAGTTCATCCTTTGAAAATCACCTTCGGCCAATAGATAGATATGCAATGCGGTTTTTGGAGCTCTGGGATCCAATAATTGACAAAGCTGCTGTAAATTATCAGGTGAATGTTGAAGAGGAAGAATGGGAACTTGAACGCATTGAAAAACTCAAAGAAGATTTAGAAGCAGAAATTGATGAAGACCAGGAACCACTATCTTATGAGT CATGGGATGTTGATTTTGCTACTACAGCGTATCGCCAACAGGTTGAGGCTCTAGCTAAAAAGCAG TTGTTGGAAGAACAGGAAAGACAAGCTCTTGAAGCAGCCAAAGAGCTAGAGGAAATGAATGACATGGCGAG CAGTCACCGCAAAaagtcaaagaagaagaaaaggaaggcaggCAAATTTAAGTCTTTAAAAAAAGGACGTGTGTCATCTGAGTCAGAGGCCATGCATGATGAAACGTCTGTAGatactatgagtattgatgacaaTGCACCCTCGCCAGAGCTTATGAGTGATGAATCACCACATCATGGTTCAAATAAGCGTAAAAAGATGACACCTAGAAATGAGGAAGTGAGCAGCAGTAGCAGAGCCctgaagaagttcaagaaagccCCTAAATCGAACTGTACTCCTGAGTCCTCATCACATAAGCACTCGCTCGAAGGCAAGCAACTCAAGTTGATGGATGAAGCGAATGATTCTGATCCGAAGTCGGTGAGAATTAAGAGTGATGGCCGGATTGCCATGCCCTCCATGCCAGCAAAACGTGTTATGGTAATTAAGcctgagaggttgaagaagaagggTCTTATGTGGCCTCGAGATTGTGCTTTAGATTCGTGGACTACTGAGGAAGATGCAGTTCTTTGTGGAACTGTACATGAGTATGGTCCTGTTTGGGAACTGGCTAGTGACTTTCTTCATTCCATACCTGGTGGTGCATTTTATAGGGGAAGATATCGTCATCCTGTACATTGCTGTGAGAGATTCCGAGAATTATTCTGCAAATATGTATTGTCAGCTACTGACAATGCAAACAGTGAGAAGGCTCCTTCTGGTGCCGGGAAGGCTGTCTTGAAAGTATCTGAG GATCAAACTCGGATGTTGCTGAATGTGATCAGTGAAATTCCTAACAACGAGTTGCTTCTCCAGAAACATTTCATGGCGATACTTTCTTCTGTTTGGAGATCAAAATGTACTCATGAGTCCCGACGTGTCACAAGTGTTTGTTCTAGTGCAACCCATAAGCCTGTTAGCTTGAGTGAGAACTGGTCCATGACGAACGACAAGCCATCCTTTAATCTTGTAAGGACAGCCCTCGCAGACGCTCAGGCCCAATGTCCAAGAGTGGCAATACCAACAAGCAATCAGGAACCTCGCCGGAGGCATTTAGATTTAGTATTGGATTTCCGGACAGATCGACATGCTTACCAGGCAGACTTTCCATCTGTAGTGAATGTGTCCATTCTAGAACCAGATCCTATTAGACGCACTGTTGTGCCGGTGGAACAATCACTGCTGTCTGGGCTTCCTCATAGACATGCTGAGAACAGATTCAG GATAGCATCAGAAGCTTGTTTTGAAGGGGAAGGTTCTCACTGGGCATCATCTGTCCACATGAATGATACTGCTCGACATAAATCTGGCTCAAAGTCCACAGGAAAACACAAAGCAGCTTCAGAATCGGGAAGACCACCGAAATCGAAAATTCAGAGGACGGCTGAACCACAGGACATGCCGGCTTTGAAGTTTGATTTTCTCCGATCCCCCCGGCAACTGTTGACAAGTGCAGCTGAGTTCCCCATCACACAGTCCCTATCCGACTTTGGCATTGACGATTCTGAGTTGACCTACATGGAGGATCTTCCTCTAGAAGAGACAGACACTGAGTTTGCCCCGTACCAGTATGACCCAGTTTCCCTTGCTGGTATCGAGGAGTTGGATCCTCTGGTGGATTTGACAGACATCGGATGA